One genomic region from Granulimonas faecalis encodes:
- a CDS encoding Nramp family divalent metal transporter — protein MRVGTVLAAMGPGLIAALSGTDAGGIATYSNAGALFGFGQLWTVPIMGFLMIVVQETAARMGCVTGKGFASLIREQFGVRMSAFAMLALLVSNTMVTLSEFAGIASGMALFGIPAAVSVPTAAIVIWLLTMSGSYKRIEKVLLAICCVFITYVIAGFMVGPDWGDALNATLVPRLQATPEYLSLLVANIGTTIAPWMIFLAQSNVVDKNVGAAEIPFQRIDTATGAILASAISWFIIMATGVTLHPAGIAVDDAAQAAQALVPIAGAYAERLFGLGLVGASVLAASVLPGITSSAVCEAFGWEHGADRTWGEAPAYRGIITAIIALSAGVVLVPNVDLFGIMMAAQVVNGVLLPVLMVYMVRIASDRRIMGRYVNGRVWTAITWATIGVIAALTVVMFVLQALGY, from the coding sequence ATGCGCGTGGGCACCGTGCTCGCGGCCATGGGCCCGGGCCTCATCGCCGCCCTCTCCGGCACCGACGCCGGCGGCATCGCCACCTACTCCAACGCCGGCGCGCTCTTTGGCTTCGGCCAGCTCTGGACCGTGCCCATCATGGGGTTCCTCATGATCGTGGTCCAGGAGACCGCCGCCCGCATGGGCTGCGTCACCGGCAAGGGCTTCGCGAGCCTCATCCGGGAGCAGTTCGGCGTGCGCATGAGCGCGTTCGCCATGCTGGCGCTGCTCGTCTCCAACACCATGGTCACGCTGTCCGAGTTCGCCGGCATCGCGAGCGGCATGGCCCTCTTTGGCATCCCGGCGGCCGTGAGCGTGCCGACGGCGGCCATCGTCATCTGGCTGCTCACCATGAGCGGCAGCTACAAGCGCATCGAGAAGGTGCTGCTGGCCATCTGCTGCGTCTTCATCACCTATGTGATCGCCGGCTTCATGGTGGGCCCCGACTGGGGCGACGCCCTCAACGCCACCTTGGTGCCCCGGCTCCAGGCCACACCCGAGTACCTGAGCCTGCTCGTGGCCAACATCGGCACCACTATCGCGCCGTGGATGATCTTCCTCGCCCAGTCCAACGTGGTGGACAAGAACGTGGGGGCCGCCGAGATCCCGTTCCAGCGCATCGACACCGCCACCGGGGCCATCCTGGCCTCCGCCATCTCCTGGTTCATCATCATGGCCACCGGCGTGACCCTGCACCCGGCGGGCATCGCCGTGGACGACGCGGCCCAGGCGGCCCAGGCCCTGGTCCCCATCGCCGGCGCCTATGCAGAGAGGCTCTTCGGCCTGGGGCTCGTGGGGGCCTCGGTGCTCGCCGCCTCGGTGCTGCCCGGCATCACCTCGAGCGCCGTGTGCGAGGCCTTTGGCTGGGAGCACGGGGCCGACCGCACCTGGGGCGAGGCCCCGGCGTACCGCGGCATCATCACCGCCATCATCGCCCTCTCGGCCGGCGTGGTGCTCGTCCCCAACGTGGACCTCTTCGGCATCATGATGGCGGCCCAGGTGGTCAACGGCGTGCTGCTGCCGGTGCTCATGGTCTACATGGTGCGCATCGCCAGCGACCGGCGGATCATGGGCCGCTACGTCAACGGCCGCGTGTGGACGGCCATCACGTGGGCCACCATCGGCGTCATCGCGGCCCTCACCGTGGTGATGTTCGTGCTGCAGGCCCTGGGCTACTGA
- a CDS encoding transaldolase family protein — MKFFIDTADLDQIKTAYSWGCVAGVTTNPSLYAKTGGKLADFEAHMVKIAEACPDVPVSAESTATTTEEMVAEGLRLAALAPNIVVKLPICAESLAATKELKKHGVDVNMTLIFTVPQALMACSAGARYVSPFVGRFDDIAEDGIDQLSAIVTAVKNYYGPEHTEIIAASLRTPNHVTQAALLGADIATVPFAAMEKCLHHPLTDAGLAAFEADWAKVSAAE; from the coding sequence ATGAAGTTCTTCATCGACACCGCAGACCTCGATCAGATCAAGACCGCCTACAGCTGGGGCTGCGTCGCCGGCGTGACCACCAACCCCTCCCTCTACGCCAAGACCGGCGGCAAGCTCGCCGACTTCGAGGCCCACATGGTCAAGATCGCCGAGGCCTGTCCCGACGTGCCGGTGTCCGCCGAGTCCACCGCCACCACCACCGAGGAGATGGTGGCCGAGGGCCTGCGCCTGGCCGCCCTCGCCCCCAACATCGTGGTGAAGCTGCCCATCTGCGCCGAGAGCCTTGCCGCCACCAAGGAGCTCAAGAAGCACGGCGTCGACGTCAACATGACGCTCATCTTCACCGTGCCCCAGGCCCTCATGGCCTGCTCTGCCGGTGCCCGCTACGTCTCTCCGTTCGTGGGTCGCTTCGACGACATCGCCGAGGACGGCATCGACCAGCTCTCCGCCATCGTGACCGCCGTCAAGAACTACTACGGCCCCGAGCACACCGAGATCATCGCGGCGAGCCTGCGCACCCCCAACCACGTGACCCAGGCCGCCCTCCTCGGTGCCGACATCGCCACCGTGCCCTTCGCCGCCATGGAGAAGTGCCTGCACCACCCGCTGACCGACGCCGGTCTGGCCGCCTTCGAGGCCGACTGGGCCAAGGTGTCCGCCGCGGAGTAG
- a CDS encoding transketolase has translation MQAEELERVTTLAAKIRRDVLEMLLPLGSGHLGGSFSIADLMALLYGKVLAYDPENPRWEGRDRVVLSKGHAGPAWYAALAESGFFGRDMLLTLNQGHTDLPSHPDRLKTPGVDMTTGSLGQGCSTAAGIAYANRLKGSDAYTYLIVGDGELNEGQCWEAFQFIAHNRLNRCIVIIDDNKKQLDGYTADVMNPFDIAGKMRAFGFATQRVNGQDVVALDAAITCAKHTEDSAVAIVMDTVKGAGVPYFEQLMDNHSVKFNAEAKAAAEAAIAELEAVIEGSRA, from the coding sequence ATGCAGGCAGAAGAGTTGGAGCGCGTGACCACCCTCGCGGCCAAGATCCGCCGCGACGTGCTCGAGATGCTGCTTCCCCTGGGGTCCGGCCATCTGGGAGGGTCCTTCTCCATAGCCGACCTCATGGCCCTGCTCTACGGCAAGGTCCTGGCCTACGACCCCGAGAACCCCCGCTGGGAGGGCCGCGACCGCGTGGTCCTCTCCAAGGGTCACGCCGGCCCCGCCTGGTATGCGGCCCTCGCCGAGAGCGGGTTCTTCGGTCGTGACATGCTGCTCACGCTCAACCAGGGCCACACCGACCTGCCGAGCCACCCCGACCGCCTCAAGACCCCGGGTGTGGACATGACCACCGGGTCTCTCGGCCAGGGCTGCTCCACCGCCGCGGGCATCGCCTACGCCAACCGCCTCAAGGGCTCCGACGCCTACACCTACCTCATCGTGGGAGACGGCGAGCTCAACGAGGGCCAGTGCTGGGAGGCGTTCCAGTTCATTGCCCACAACCGCCTCAACCGCTGCATCGTCATCATCGACGACAACAAGAAGCAGCTCGACGGCTACACCGCCGACGTCATGAACCCCTTCGACATCGCCGGGAAGATGCGGGCCTTCGGCTTTGCCACCCAGCGCGTGAACGGCCAGGACGTCGTGGCCCTGGACGCCGCCATCACCTGCGCCAAGCACACCGAGGACAGCGCCGTGGCCATCGTCATGGACACCGTCAAGGGCGCCGGCGTCCCCTACTTCGAGCAGCTGATGGACAACCACTCCGTGAAGTTCAACGCCGAGGCCAAGGCGGCCGCCGAGGCCGCCATCGCCGAGCTCGAGGCCGTTATCGAAGGGAGCCGAGCCTGA
- a CDS encoding transketolase family protein, which translates to MFTLAKDRSQMGTELRAVVVSTLQELMAERDDVVALEADLGGASGFTKIAKTNPDRFVQCGIAEADMMGIAAGMSSEGFVPFCHTFGPFATRRAFDQVFLSGAYAGNTLNIYGSDPGFTVATNGGTHTTYEDVALMRTIPGAVVADAADATQMAWIVREFAGLGTGVHYVRGNRKTVRDVYAPGSTFEIGRGNVVREGTDILVVTAGQLVSDALDAAEALAEKGVSVEVVDMFCIKPLDVDLLVSEAAGKKAVVAFENHNVIGGLGSAVAEVMAERAIAVPLVRHGVEERFGQVGPASFLQEEYGLTADALAATVAEALA; encoded by the coding sequence ATGTTCACCCTCGCCAAGGACCGTTCCCAGATGGGGACCGAGCTCCGCGCCGTGGTGGTCTCCACCCTCCAGGAGCTCATGGCCGAGCGCGACGACGTGGTGGCCCTCGAGGCCGACCTCGGCGGCGCCAGCGGCTTCACCAAGATCGCCAAGACCAACCCCGACCGCTTCGTGCAGTGCGGCATCGCCGAGGCCGACATGATGGGCATCGCCGCCGGCATGTCCTCCGAGGGCTTCGTGCCGTTCTGCCACACCTTCGGGCCCTTCGCCACGCGCCGCGCCTTCGACCAGGTGTTCCTCTCCGGCGCCTATGCCGGCAACACCCTCAACATCTACGGCTCCGACCCCGGCTTCACCGTGGCCACCAACGGCGGCACCCACACCACCTACGAGGACGTGGCGCTCATGCGCACCATCCCCGGGGCCGTGGTGGCCGACGCCGCCGACGCCACCCAGATGGCCTGGATCGTGCGGGAGTTCGCCGGCCTGGGCACCGGTGTGCACTACGTGCGCGGCAACCGCAAGACCGTCCGCGACGTCTACGCCCCCGGCTCCACCTTCGAGATCGGCCGCGGCAACGTGGTGCGCGAGGGCACCGACATCCTCGTGGTGACCGCCGGCCAGCTGGTCTCCGACGCGCTGGACGCCGCCGAGGCCCTGGCTGAGAAGGGCGTCTCCGTCGAGGTGGTGGACATGTTCTGCATCAAGCCGCTGGATGTGGACCTGCTCGTCTCCGAGGCCGCCGGCAAGAAGGCCGTGGTGGCCTTTGAGAACCACAACGTCATCGGCGGCCTGGGCTCTGCCGTGGCCGAGGTCATGGCGGAGCGCGCCATCGCCGTGCCGCTCGTGCGCCACGGCGTGGAGGAGCGCTTCGGCCAGGTGGGCCCCGCCTCCTTCCTGCAGGAGGAGTACGGCCTGACCGCCGACGCCCTCGCGGCCACGGTCGCCGAGGCGCTGGCCTAG
- the deoC gene encoding deoxyribose-phosphate aldolase, whose product MNLNALIDHTVLKATATRDDVARLCDEAVEHGFASVCVNTCWVPMVAERLAGTPVKTCCVVGFPLGAMATDPKAYEAKWAVDNGADEVDMVLNVGWLLEGADDAVREDIAAVVRASQGRCVKVILETCYLDDSQIARACRLSVEAGAAFVKTSTGFGTGGATVGDVALMRATVGDACKVKASGGIHTAEEAAAMVEAGADRIGTSSGIAIVAG is encoded by the coding sequence GTGAACCTGAACGCGTTGATCGACCACACCGTCCTCAAGGCCACCGCCACCCGCGACGACGTTGCCCGCCTCTGCGACGAGGCCGTCGAGCACGGCTTCGCCTCGGTGTGCGTGAACACCTGCTGGGTGCCCATGGTGGCCGAGCGCCTCGCCGGCACCCCCGTAAAGACCTGCTGCGTGGTGGGCTTCCCCCTGGGCGCCATGGCCACCGACCCCAAGGCCTACGAGGCCAAGTGGGCCGTGGACAACGGCGCCGACGAGGTGGACATGGTCCTCAACGTGGGCTGGCTGCTCGAGGGCGCGGACGACGCCGTGCGCGAGGACATCGCCGCGGTGGTGCGTGCCTCCCAGGGCCGCTGCGTCAAGGTCATCCTCGAGACCTGCTACCTCGACGACTCCCAGATCGCACGCGCCTGCCGCCTCTCTGTGGAGGCTGGGGCCGCGTTCGTGAAGACGAGCACCGGTTTCGGCACCGGTGGCGCCACCGTGGGCGACGTGGCGCTCATGCGCGCCACCGTGGGCGACGCCTGCAAGGTCAAGGCCTCGGGCGGCATCCACACCGCCGAGGAGGCCGCCGCCATGGTTGAGGCAGGCGCCGACCGCATCGGCACCAGCTCCGGCATCGCCATCGTCGCGGGGTAA
- a CDS encoding magnesium transporter MgtE N-terminal domain-containing protein, protein MIYLSQMLGLPVVDSEGEQVGTVNDLGIATGEVFPRVTSLAFVGPGKTPFMISWRKYVEDFDGDAVRLKVPATDIRFSYLQPEEVLINRDLMNKQIVDTRGLRVVRVNDLKLSDSGSSQLRLLGAEVGARGVLRGLSPHLESLAVKVGRVFGHELPEKIIAWSYMDLLDRELSDVQLNVSHKTLDDMHPADIADILEQLDPRLRGQVFAQLDDVQAAEAMAELDDDEMAAEIMDEMNAADASRMLSEMDPDDAAELVSELDYERAETLLRLMGVKEERAIRQLLGYREDTAGRIMTSEFIDLRPSATVADAIGAIRTVDEDEIETVNYIYVTDDDRRLLGVLSLRTLLIEPMGATLSSIMETDVICADPDDDQEDVAEAISKYNLLAIPVVTDERRIVGIVTVDDALDVLEEEHEEDLQLAGGRTDSDPDRPTHDLRWLLGSQLWFFFWVVGAAVMSAVGSALGLGAGTLAAAVALPVCLLMADDMVGYVVGFFIEFDPDDEGAPSSGAFVVRGVAIACVYLALVVLAAAGFAEIVPEMPVTQALVDGFWAAAAAALVSYVSAPAYLKALRVKDGRGEDVSRLSLRMVALAVAIAVFCAVALALLGMQG, encoded by the coding sequence ATGATCTACCTGTCCCAGATGCTGGGCCTTCCCGTCGTCGACTCCGAGGGCGAGCAGGTCGGCACCGTCAACGACCTGGGCATCGCCACCGGCGAGGTCTTCCCCCGGGTCACCTCCCTGGCCTTCGTGGGCCCGGGCAAGACGCCGTTCATGATCAGCTGGCGCAAGTACGTGGAGGACTTCGACGGCGACGCCGTGCGCCTCAAGGTGCCCGCCACCGACATCCGCTTCTCCTACCTGCAGCCCGAGGAGGTCCTCATCAACCGGGACCTCATGAACAAGCAGATCGTGGACACCCGCGGCCTGCGCGTGGTGCGCGTGAACGACCTCAAGCTCTCAGACTCCGGCTCGTCGCAGCTGCGCCTCCTCGGCGCCGAGGTGGGCGCCCGCGGCGTGCTGCGCGGCCTCTCCCCGCACCTGGAGTCGCTGGCGGTCAAGGTGGGGCGCGTCTTCGGCCACGAGCTCCCCGAGAAAATCATCGCCTGGAGCTACATGGACCTCCTTGACCGCGAGCTCTCCGACGTGCAGCTCAACGTGAGCCACAAGACCCTCGACGACATGCACCCCGCCGACATCGCCGACATCCTCGAGCAGCTCGACCCACGCCTCCGCGGCCAGGTCTTCGCGCAGCTCGACGACGTCCAGGCGGCCGAGGCCATGGCCGAGCTCGACGACGACGAGATGGCCGCCGAGATCATGGACGAGATGAACGCGGCCGACGCGTCCCGCATGCTCTCGGAGATGGACCCCGACGACGCCGCCGAGCTCGTGAGCGAGCTCGACTACGAGCGCGCCGAGACGCTCCTGCGCCTCATGGGCGTGAAGGAGGAGCGGGCCATCCGCCAGCTCCTGGGCTACCGGGAGGACACCGCCGGACGCATCATGACCTCGGAGTTCATCGACCTGAGGCCCTCCGCCACGGTGGCCGACGCCATTGGGGCCATCCGCACCGTGGACGAGGACGAGATCGAGACGGTCAACTACATCTACGTGACCGACGACGACCGCCGCCTCCTGGGCGTGCTGTCCCTGCGCACCCTGCTCATCGAGCCCATGGGCGCGACCCTCTCCTCCATCATGGAGACCGACGTCATCTGCGCCGACCCCGACGACGACCAGGAGGACGTGGCCGAGGCGATCTCCAAGTACAACCTGCTGGCCATCCCCGTGGTCACCGACGAGCGCCGCATCGTGGGCATCGTCACGGTGGACGACGCCCTCGACGTCCTCGAGGAGGAGCACGAGGAGGACCTGCAGCTCGCCGGCGGCCGCACCGACTCCGACCCCGACCGGCCCACCCACGACCTCCGGTGGCTCCTGGGTAGCCAGCTCTGGTTCTTCTTCTGGGTGGTGGGCGCCGCCGTGATGAGCGCCGTAGGAAGCGCCCTGGGCCTCGGCGCCGGCACCCTGGCCGCCGCGGTGGCCCTGCCGGTGTGCCTGCTCATGGCCGACGACATGGTGGGCTACGTGGTGGGCTTCTTCATCGAGTTCGACCCCGACGACGAGGGCGCCCCGTCCAGCGGCGCCTTCGTCGTGCGCGGCGTGGCCATCGCCTGCGTCTACCTCGCCCTCGTGGTGCTGGCCGCCGCCGGGTTCGCCGAGATCGTACCCGAGATGCCGGTCACCCAGGCCCTCGTCGACGGCTTCTGGGCCGCAGCGGCGGCGGCCCTGGTGAGCTACGTGTCGGCGCCGGCCTACCTCAAGGCCCTGCGCGTCAAGGACGGGCGCGGCGAGGACGTGTCGCGCCTCTCCCTGCGCATGGTGGCCCTCGCTGTGGCCATCGCGGTGTTCTGCGCCGTGGCCCTCGCCCTCCTCGGGATGCAGGGATAG
- a CDS encoding DeoR/GlpR family DNA-binding transcription regulator — MFLQERQNAIADLIAEQGRVAVADLAARFDVSEDCIRKDLKQLVEEGRAKKVYGGAIRPEAPLERVVLNRVDINADAKRAIAERAYGLIEPGDTVFLDVSSTNHYLAQLLAAGDTRCQVVSTMIDILQILAANPLVTAVGTGGTVNRELNGFVGARTVEALGPLRFDRAFIAALGVDAASGDVLTFDADDGIVKRCALERSREAYLVADAEKFGAWGTYAYGNVRDFAAVITAPATPALVESLEEAGATVL; from the coding sequence GTGTTTCTCCAGGAGCGGCAGAACGCCATCGCCGACCTCATCGCCGAGCAGGGCCGCGTGGCCGTGGCCGACCTCGCGGCGCGCTTCGACGTGAGCGAGGACTGCATCCGCAAGGACCTCAAGCAGCTGGTGGAGGAGGGGCGTGCCAAGAAGGTCTACGGCGGTGCCATACGCCCGGAGGCGCCCCTCGAGCGTGTGGTGCTCAACCGCGTGGACATCAACGCGGACGCCAAGCGCGCCATCGCCGAGCGGGCCTACGGCCTCATCGAGCCCGGCGACACGGTGTTCCTCGACGTCTCGTCCACCAACCACTACCTGGCGCAGCTCCTGGCGGCCGGGGACACCCGCTGCCAGGTGGTGTCGACCATGATCGACATCCTCCAGATCCTCGCCGCGAATCCGCTGGTCACGGCCGTGGGCACCGGGGGCACGGTCAACCGGGAGCTCAACGGCTTCGTGGGGGCGCGCACCGTGGAGGCGCTGGGGCCGCTGCGGTTCGACCGCGCGTTCATCGCCGCGCTGGGCGTGGACGCGGCGTCGGGCGACGTCCTCACGTTCGACGCCGACGACGGCATCGTGAAGCGGTGCGCCCTCGAGCGCTCGCGCGAGGCCTACCTGGTGGCCGATGCCGAGAAGTTCGGCGCCTGGGGCACGTACGCCTACGGCAACGTCCGCGACTTCGCCGCGGTGATCACGGCCCCCGCGACCCCGGCGCTGGTGGAGTCGCTGGAGGAGGCCGGGGCGACGGTGCTCTGA
- a CDS encoding PTS sugar transporter subunit IIB gives MAISKIMCACGSGLGSSLMVQMNIDDVLAELGRTDVTVDHTTISDVQPGAADLFVIGRDLENFVNDIPEEQKVVLVNIVDKNELRDKLKAKFDAE, from the coding sequence ATGGCTATCTCCAAGATCATGTGCGCCTGCGGCTCCGGCCTCGGCTCCAGTCTGATGGTCCAGATGAACATCGACGACGTCCTGGCCGAGCTCGGCCGCACCGACGTCACGGTGGACCACACCACCATCTCCGACGTCCAGCCCGGTGCCGCCGACCTCTTCGTCATCGGCCGCGACCTCGAGAACTTCGTCAACGACATCCCCGAGGAGCAGAAGGTCGTCCTCGTGAACATCGTCGACAAGAACGAGCTGCGCGACAAGCTCAAGGCGAAGTTCGACGCCGAGTAG